One genomic region from Magallana gigas chromosome 3, xbMagGiga1.1, whole genome shotgun sequence encodes:
- the LOC105331820 gene encoding MOG interacting and ectopic P-granules protein 1 translates to MEDNGTNGDINTDSDQSPLSVKESSIQPLSTARKVIQLKIDNPLLTNGDVDDDVDDPFCIKPSVIKPQENSSHSQDLQNDEPKQNGPSKSKEADEVSSVSDEKSLPNGEIASQLTSEIKNNDSDKSSSRSDEIMEDISSEMKEIEGSEKSPKEERLDHSTEKIEEDLDKSKDSEQSSVNEDPEHSKIASKLDLDVESVKYFMSTDSKDSTDDGTALSRSDKVDLNESVISVSEDNSSVVESNTSEVVPELICSSGEEEQSGGDLKKSDGIISEHKVDIADKVDESKDSKRAEVAMEVDSHDGKKECSVKDDSKEKANSDEKIDSDGKIFEMKKFDKLKENEKVMCQNKNEHSVDGSTKKEEEDASETVGKVKDIDGSDILITINEDSDKDEESSSQVGTIDIPISSVQQMPRVTSTVKDDVVIVDLSDDKPPPPVKPKPPVVPIKPGMVTVGPNGQHYVQHVIHCLDGRKQIIQVPVTSSQNMGPTKVSGVYTSLLNRAIASSVSHSQTTQKQRSPEEYIHPDDLIPQSSMEMIALAKYDAVHKNFDNTFWSGSCPVKGDISTMTKVLQDLGGDIVKQSAYSQIVEVQGRKAEQGKLGDKEKENLERMKKVVKELKEKYKHLELNYTKCAGCNFVTESKNVMAFHKEHPHMDPPLDPYGFLKCPQDGCDFKSTAIPEVYAQHMDEEHSVKARIYDKPDPFKCHLCFFETKAKSNLTRHRFKCDKQFKLGHNLHPSYADINFCLKNAMYKSQIAAKSRNNQVLTAARQPAQPPMIRPKIAITKPTAPLLPQGPRNSQVPVMIPLSQAQMSQLKMPKVRPGMTPVLVPMGPVNQSVAMKPHAPTVGEMLRQQKQQQVVVNRPVAPKPSAPSGQQAGFEVCEICGGYVKDRMSLQIHFFYAHKVDLPAVLFQKNSPQFRCNVCQAPFWTAMGLTKHRQSSRHFDTVIQSAKPEIRCWICFQQPDNLYSHLQSFHKLNPNECMILRRCMFCAIQTRTRKDLELHMATTHGILIKGTPSSVATSSSQPTKPPAARSNFCVFCSKQFPDNTQLTLHCLRDHATCSGCGMVVARAADLVKHACKSTGRKCPICGLKNLKQAFYNKHIHTHLKKCYVKVKRLSEKEIEKAMGKERKAKMDLEKQREIFTKLESEIWDEIQNRKKRDDGDSTNTKKRRSNDSDKSTSKKARLETDSQNVVVLE, encoded by the exons ATGGAGGATAATGGGACCAATGGGGATATTAACACTGACTCTGACCAGAGCCCTCTCTCAGTCAAGGAATCGTCCATTCAGCCCCTCTCAACAGCAAGGAAAGTCATCCAGCTCAAGATAGACAACCCACTCCTTACTAATG GTGACGTAGACGATGATGTTGATGATCCATTCTGTATCAAACCTTCGGTGATTAAACCACAAGAAAACTCATCTCACTCCCAAG aTCTTCAAAATGATGAACCTAAACAGAATGGACCTTCAAAGTCTAAAGAAGCAGATGAGGTTTCCTCTGTGTCGGATGAAAAATCTCTACCTAATGGTGAAATTGCTTCACAGCTTACctcagaaataaaaaataatgactcTGACAAAAGTTCTAGTAGATCAGATGAAATTATGGAAGACATCAGTTCTGAAATGAAGGAAATAGAGGGTTCAGAAAAATCTCCAAAGGAGGAGAGGCTTGATCATTCCACTGAAAAAATTGAGGAAGATTTAGATAAATCCAAAGACTCTGAACAGTCGTCAGTGAATGAAGACCCGGAACACAGTAAAATTGCAAGCAAGCTGGACCTTGATGTCGAATCAGTCAAGTATTTCATGTCTACAGACAGCAAAGACAGCACTGACGATGGCACAGCCCTCTCGCGATCCGACAAGGTGGATCTCAACGAGTCAGTCATCAGTGTGTCCGAAGACAACTCCAGTGTTGTGGAGAGTAACACTAGTGAAGTGGTTCCAGAACTTATCTGTTCTTCTGGGGAAGAGGAGCAAAGTGGTGGGGACTTGAAAAAATCCGACGGGATTATCAGTGAACATAAAGTAGATATAGCTGACAAGGTGGATGAGAGCAAAGACAGTAAGAGAGCTGAAGTTGCCATGGAGGTTGATTCTCATGATGGTAAAAAAGAATGTTCTGTGAAAGATGACAGCAAAGAAAAAGCTAACTCTGATGAAAAAATTGACTCTGAtgggaaaatatttgaaatgaaaaaatttgataaactAAAAGAGAATGAAAAGGTTATGTGTCAGAATAAAAATGAACACTCTGTTGATGGTTCAACAAAAAAAGAAGAGGAGGATGCTTCGGAAACTGTAGGAAAAGTGAAGGATATTGATGGGTCGGACATTTTAATCACTATAAATGAAGACAGTGATAAAGACGAAGAGTCCTCTTCACAAGTAGGAACAATTGATATACCTATTTCTTCAGTGCAGCAGATGCCCCGTGTAACTAGTACTGTGAAAGATGATGTAGTGATTGTAGACTTGTCAGATGACAAACCACCACCTCCTGTCAAGCCTAAGCCTCCAGTAGTACCCATCAAACCAGGAATGGTTACTGTTGGACCAAATGGACAACATTATGTTCAGCATGTGATTCATTGCCTTGATGGTCGCAAGCAAATCATTCAGGTCCCAGTGACCTCTTCTCAAAATATGGGCCCTACCAAGGTATCGGGTGTGTACACCAGTCTCCTGAATCGAGCCATCGCTAGCAGTGTCTCCCACTCGCAGACCACACAGAAACAAAGGTCTCCAGAGGAGTACATTCATCCAGATGACCTCATTCCACAATCCAGCATGGAAATGATTGCCTTGGCGAAATATGATGCAGTGCATAAAAACTTTGACAACACATTCTGGAGTGGTAGTTGTCCAGTGAAGGGTGACATCAGTACTATGACCAAGGTTCTACAGGACTTGGGAGGGGATATTGTAAAACAGTCTGCCTACAGTCAAATTGTGGAAGTCCAAGGCAGGAAGGCAGAGCAAGGCAAACTAGGGGacaaagaaaaggaaaatttaGAGAGAATGAAAAAAGTGGTGAAAGAGctgaaagaaaaatacaaacatttggAACTGAATTATACAAAATGTGCTGGTTGTAACTTTGTTACAGAGTCCAAAAATGTAATGGCATTTCATAAAGAGCATCCGCACATGGACCCTCCGTTAGACCCTTATGGATTCTTAAAATGTCCTCAGGATGGTTGCGACTTCAAATCAACCGCAATACCAGAAGTGTATGCACAACACATGGATGAAGAGCATTCTGTGAAAGCCAGGATCTATGACAAACCAGATCCCTTCAAATGTCATCTGTGCTTCTTTGAAACTAAAGCAAAAAGCAATTTAACTCGGCATAGATTTAAATGTGATAAGCAATTTAAGCTCGGCCATAATCTACATCCAAGTTACGCAGATATCAATTTCTGCTTAAAGAATGCAATGTACAAGTCCCAGATAGCAGCAAAAAGTCGAAATAACCAAGTCTTAACAGCAGCTCGACAACCAGCTCAGCCACCTATGATTCGGCCAAAGATTGCCATCACTAAGCCCACAGCACCACTTCTGCCACAGGGTCCGAGAAATTCCCAGGTTCCCGTCATGATCCCTCTAAGTCAAGCTCAGATGAGTCAGCTCAAAATGCCAAAGGTTAGGCCTGGAATGACACCAGTGCTGGTGCCCATGGGCCCTGTGAACCAGAGTGTTGCAATGAAACCCCACGCTCCGACAGTGGGGGAGATGCTAAGACAGCAGAAACAGCAGCAGGTGGTGGTCAACAGACCGGTGGCTCCTAAACCTAGTGCTCCGTCAGGCCAACAGGCCGGATTTGAAGTGTGTGAGATTTGTGGAGGCTATGTCAAAGACAGAATGTCCCTGCAAATCCACTTTTTCTATGCCCACAAAGTGGATCTTCCTGCTGTTCTATTTCAAAAGAATAGTCCCCAGTTCAGATGCAATGTATGCCAAGCACCTTTCTGGACTGCCATGGGATTAACCAAACACAGACAAAGCTCAAGACATTTTGACACTGTTATCCAATCAGCTAAGCCTGAAATTAGGTGCTGGATTTGTTTCCAACAGCCAGATAATCTTTATTCTCACTTGCAAAGTTTCCACAAACTAAATCCAAATGAGTGCATGATTCTTAGAAGGTGCATGTTTTGTGCAATTCAAACAAGGACAAGGAAAGACTTGGAGCTGCATATGGCTACCACACATGGAATTCTCATTAAAGGTACACCCTCATCTGTTGCTACAAGTAGTTCTCAGCCCACAAAACCCCCAGCTGCTAGAAGTAACTTCTGTGTTTTCTGTTCAAAACAATTCCCTGATAACACCCAGCTAACTCTCCACTGTCTCCGAGACCATGCTACGTGTTCAGGTTGCGGAATGGTGGTGGCTAGAGCAGCAGACCTCGTTAAACATGCCTGCAAGTCAACGGGCAGGAAGTGCCCTATATGTGGCTTGAAAAACCTCAAACAAGCATTCTACAATAAGCACATACACACGCATCTAAAGAAGTGTTATGTTAAAGTCAAGCGGTTGTCggagaaagaaatagaaaaagcaATGGGTAAAGAACGCAAAGCAAAGATGGATCTCGAAAAACAGAGGGAAATATTCACTAAACTTGAGTCAGAGATATGGGATGAAATTCAGAATAGGAAGAAGCGAGATGATGGAGATTCTACAAACACCAAAAAAAGACGGAGTAATGACAGTGACAAGTCAACCAGTAAGAAAGCCAGACTAGAAACGGACAGTCAAAACGTGGTTGTTTTAGAGTGA